CCAACACCACCGGCGTCGGCTTCTCAGGGTCGTACTTGGGTGGAATGTGGACGAGGTAGCTCCGCTCACGGCCATCGACCGTCAGCTTGCGAGTATGGTCGCCGGGACCGAGTGGATCGGCGGCGAGGGCGGTAAGGAGCAGTAGGAGAGTGGTCATGCCTTCCTTTTGTATCTCATTTCGATCAATCCACTTTGAAACGGCGTGTTGCTCACGAACGACAGCGTGGTCATTTTCGCCTGCGGCAGGAAGAGCGGCAGTCCCGAACCCAGGATGACTGGATGCACGAAGATACGATACTCGTCGATCAGATCGTGGGCGATGAACTGCTGGATGACATCGCCGCCGCCGACCAGCCAGATGTCCTTTGTCGCTTCCGCACGAATCTGGTGGAGAATCTGCGGGGCTTCGCCTTGAACAAAACGAATCCTTTCGTCGGCGGTGCTGGTGTTTGATCGAGCGAGGACAAATACCGTCTTGCCCGCAAAAGGAACGGCCTCAAACGTCTTCGCTTGCTCCCAAGTCTTGCGACCCATTACCACAGCATCTATCGACGCCATGAACTCGGTGTAGCCGTAGTCGGCATCATGGAATAGCCAATCGACGGTTCCGTCTGGACTGGCGATGAAGCCGTCGAGGCTGGTGGCGATGAAGAGGACGACTTTCGTCATGGCTTGAATCTTAGCGCTTCGGACTTGGCCGATCTCACTTCTTGTGCCGATACACCCACATCACGCCATTGTCGCTGCTGTCACCGGCGACGTGGCAGAAGTAGGCGTTCAACTCCCGGTCGAAGAAAGTGTTGGCAGCGTACTGAAACTTGGGTCCATCAGCCGGAAAGGGAATCGGGTCTGCCCATGAATTCGTGTTTGGGTCGTACACAAAAATACCGGGCGACTTTCCCTTGAAGTGGATCGCCACCACGATGTCGATCCGAGCATCATACTCGTAGAACGCAGCGTTCGTATTCGCTGGCGGCGGGGCAGTTCCCGTGGGTTTCAGGTGGCTCCAAGAATTACTCTCGATGTCATACGCCATGAGTCCTTCGCCTTTGGAATCGTCACCATCGTTTCGGTAGAACCGGCCCCGCTTGGAATCGTAACAACCGCAGGCATCGTATCCCTTGGGGCTTGGACCTTTTGGCTTGGCATCACTCCACTGGTTCTTCGCCGGATCGTAAATCGCCACGGTGTCCGACCCCACAGCGAAGAACTGTTTCTTGGATGGGAGATAGTGGAACTGTGGAAACCCTCCAGCGTTGATCGGGGTGGTGTTGCTCGCCACCGTTCGCTCGAATCTGCACGTTGCCACGTCGTAGAACCACGGAGAGTAAACCAGTTCCTTCTTTCCTTTTAGTTCTTCTTCAAGCAGCTTTAGTCCTTCGTCCATTTGCTTCTCGCCGCCCAGAAAGTAGCGGGGAATCTTGTTGCCCAGGCCGTTCCAGCTAATGAAGGCGAATTTGTTCCGGTCGGAATCGTAGGTGAGGAACCCCCAGGCATGAACCAGTGTGTGGAGCGGGATAGGTTGCTTCTCTTTGTCGATCAACTGCCCTCTTTCATCGAGCAGCAGTTCCTTGTCCTTGACTCGCTGCGTGAACGTCTTCGTGTTCATACCGGGATAGAGGCACATCCAGGCGTGGGCGTTAATGTCGTAAAACCACAGGTCGTCCATGCTGTGACCATCGGGCTTGACGTAGGCGTGGACGCCTTCGCCGAACAGGAATGCTCCCCGCTTATCCGGTGCGAGGATCAAGGCTTTAGCGCCCCACGAGCTTCCCCGTGCCTTGCCCCACTTGGGGTCTGGGGCAGGGACGCCAAGTTCCAGCCATTCGTTGTCGCCGAGCGACTTGATCTTCTCGATGTGCGCCCCAGGTTTGCTCGGCAGATCGGCAAGCGGCCCTTTCTTGTCCTGGGCAAACACGGTCAGGCCCACAGCCAAGACTGTGATTAGTACGGTCGCAAAACGAATCATCTCGATGTTCCTCTCGAATGTTGAAATCGCCCTGGGCACGCTCAATGCCCCGGCACTCTGATCTCCACGCCATAGTTCGGAGCCACAGCCAGCAGCTTCTCGATCTCGGCCTTTGATGGCGGTGGCGGTTGCTCGCCCAACTTAACTGGCACGCCGACCTCAAGGAACATCTTTTCAAGTCCCGCAGGCGCAACCGAGATTATCATTCGTGCGGTTTTGTCCGTGGCGTTCTTAAAGCTGTGCAGGCTACCCACCGGCATGTTGGCAAACGTCCCTGCTGTAGCGACGATCCGCTCGTCACCAACCGTGAACGTGATCTCGCCTTCGAGGATCAGGAACGACTCTTCTTCCCGGCTGTGAACGTGCGGTGGAGGACCGCCGCCTGGAGGCACGATGGCTTCCCACATCGCATACTTGCCGTCCGTCTCCTCGCCGGTTGCCAAGAAGCGGTAGATGTCACCGACGACGGCGATGGTGCGGCCTTCGTTGGGTTTGCGGAGGATTGGTGGGTGGGGCATAGCTCTAGTCCTTGCTCAAGTGATTCTCAATACGCATCTTAGCCTTCCGCCCCGCATCCTTCTCCCAGAATCTCTGACGCATACTTATCGGCCATCTCCGCAACGGCGGCAGAGGAAGTGAACTTCACCTTGGTCACAACCTCTCGACCATCCTTCACTTTGGTGTGCTGTGAACTTTGAACGCCGACCCAGGCGTAGTTGCGAATTGGCTGGTTCACGAAAACGTCGATTACAATGCCTCCGCTCAATCCAGCCAATGTTGGTACGTCCTCACTTTCTGGAATTGCGTGAAAGTTCACTCCATCCTCGCTTGCTGAATCCTTTAGCCCTACCATCTTGAAGGGTACTGCCCCCAGTTGCGACTTGATCCGAGGACGTACTGCGTTGTTTTCAACCACGAATAGAACTTCTTCGTCGTGAATATGAGCGCCATCGGCCCCGTATCCCACCAAGACCCTCTTGGCTGGTGTGGCATTCAATGAATCAGGCAAATCTCGTCGCACGGCCCAAAAACCAGCGGTCTTGAGATGCTGCGCCAGATCAGGCGAGATGCACATGAATGCGATGTCAAAGTCGCTCGACAATGAATACCAAGCGGTCGCCAAGTCCTCTGGATAAAGAGACAATTCGGCAACGCTTCGAGGCCCGGATGGCACAACAAGGCTGACGCCGATGAGTCGGTCGTCTTGGTGCAATCGGGCAATCCTCTCGAAAACATGGCCTGCCGTCACCAGCACATACAGCCCTCTGGCTTCGATTACGAATCCAGAGCCAATCTCAAAGCGAGGCTTCTTCTGACCGTTCGACTCTGCATAGACGATCCCGCAAAGCCTATTACGCATGTAGGACTTAAAACCAGAGATGACCTCAGCAAACGAACGTGAGATGATAATGGGGGCCTCAACAGATTTCCTGCACGCCTCCAGCATCATCTCCAACGAATCCGGGTCAGCCAGCCTGTGATCGTTCCCCGTTTCCATCAAAGTGTAGGCCGGTAGTCTGCTGTTGCGCACGAGTTCTTCGGAGTCGGCAAAGGGGATTACGTCATCAGCCCGGCTGTGGAGGATTGTGCTGTTAGCCCTGATGGTCTTGGCCGTGCCGTATTGCTTCCACGCCGGGCAGAGCAGCACGAGTGGAGTTTCCCCAGCTTCGAGGTTCATTGCTAGTGCGCCGCCACGGCTGCTGCCCACGATTATGTCGGGCCGGTGCTTGTCGAACTCGGTCTGGGCGATGGCGAGTGCGGCGGTGAAGTCGTCGTCGGGCAAGGCGGGGTTCAGAACGGTGTGACCGTGGTCCTTCAAGTAGGTCGGTTTGACGCCGCCTGGGATGGATTGCCAGCCGTGGAGAAAGAGGATGAGCATTGCACTACCTTGGTAAACGACAAACGGGGCTGGCATTCCCCTATCGGCCTCGGACGAACTGCGTGATCTCATCCTCAAGCCGATGCCGTGAGGAAAACATCTCGAATTGGGTTGGCGTTCCGACAAAGTTTTGAGAGACAGGACGAATCTCCAGGGCAAGATTTCGTGCTAAGCCTTCCCACTGCTGCCTAAACTGCTGCCTCGGATCGGCCTCGCCTTTCAAACGGACTGTCAAGGTGATTTGCTCATTTGGTAGGAGGACGCTCCGGTCGCTGTGGCAGCAAACGCCGTCGAATAGATAACGTCGAGTCGATTCCTCTGACCACCCGTAATACTCGTGGGCCTGCTTCAAGTGAAGCCCCCAGGCTGTGGCAGATAGAAGCGATGTGTTCTCGACTGTGACGTTCAAGGCGACATGAAGACAAAGAGGCTGATTCTGGTTGTGGTCAACGGACGTGAGGACATACTGAACCTCTTTGACTTCGAGAATAGTCTTGCTTAACCGCCCTCGAAGAAGCTCCAAGTGGAAGTGCGGAGCAGGAACCGAATGCCCAGGCAGTCGGTAGAAGTAGTTCACGTCTGCCACCGACTGATGCGGTGCAGCAGGGCTATCGAAGAACTCAACGACCAACACCGACTCATTCGGCCTGCCGCTGATGGGCAAGCGACGAATCTCGAAGTTTCGGTAGTGCGGAGCCACACTTTGGGAAATCACTAGGGACAGATGGTCCTCCATCGTGGTGCGCCCCTCATGGGTTGGCACATGATCGAATGTTGTCACGCCGTCCTGCTTGCCAAGAAGCAAGTAGCCGCCGCCTGAATTGGCGAACGATGAAACGATCTTCCCTAGCTTCTGCTTCTTGAATTCCCCGAATCGTGACGGGTCAAAGATCGCAGCAGCCTTGAACTCCCATTCCGTCGTCTCGGTCGGCGGAATGATCTGGAGCAGATCATCCGTGGTCATCTTCGAGAAGTCGGGAGCCATTGTTGCCTCGATGCGCATCAGGGAATCTAGTTTTTCGTATGTAACGGTTTAGCCCGGAGGACCGACTGGAATTGCATCAGGCCAAAGAGCGGCATGTACCGCACCGAGAAGTTGCCCATACCGGGCAATTCGAGCAACTTCGTTCGCAGGTCGTGCGGGAACATTTGGGCTTGATCCCCAATATCTGCCACCCGGTTCGTTCGTATCCTGCATTACGACTACGCTGGAAATCGCAGGCCAACCGAATTGATCTACAAGCCGGTTTAGCTCGCCAAGAGGTTCGTCCCACGTCCCGTGAGGCTCATGCCACTCCTGCGTGCGGTCAAAGTATGCCTGCGAGAGATGACCGTAGGTAATCTGCCTGCCGATGCGGGCAATACCTACCAGGATCGAGTAAAGCACTTCCAAGTCAATCATTGTTTGGCCTCATCGTCGAGAAGCTAAATTGGAATTGTTCCATCATGCCATGCCCACTGGAGCCTTGCCTTCTTCAACGATGGATCAATGACTTCGAGAGCAAGAATTGCTCCTGGTGGCTCACCAAGCGTTGGCGTCATCAGCACAATTTGCCCATCACCCGACTGACGGTTCTTCACTACCTCGGCAAATCTCGTTTCGGCATCTGCGATGGCGTCCTCTCGAAGCGATCCCATCGTGCCATCCACTTTGCGCTCGAACTCCTTGCCAACGGGCGACAGAATTGGTGCGCCCACATTTCCTTGGGCGAGAATGAAGAACCGAAATCGCATATACCCTCCATTTGTTTAGAAAAGTCGCTGATTATGGACCTGCATCACTTCCTTTGCTGACGCCTCGAATCTTCTCCAGATAAAACTCCATCCCGTGGTCCTGCACCCAGGTCGAGTTTCCTTCGTAAATCGGCGTTCCATCGGGAGATCGTTTCACTTCAACGTTCTCGGATCGCAGTTGGGCCTTCAACTGCTCGAACTCCCGATCTGAAAGTGGCTTTGGCTCATCGACATTCGCCTTCGGCGGTTCGTCCGTCCCCGTTGCACCAAACGCCAAGCGCTTTGCCTTCGACCGCTTAACCCCGTCATCTGTGAACCAAACCAGCGATCCGAAGTGCGAGAAGTTTGGCGGTACTCGTGCCACGATGTCGTTGCGGTTCACGTAATGGGCAAATCTTCCGAGCAGCACGGTGTCGAGATGGGTCGCCAGTTGCGGCTTCGCAACCATCGGCTGGCCGAAGGTGATGACGCCATCGACTTCGAGCTTTTCGTTCTCGATCAAGTCGTAGGCGCAGACAACAGCAAGTGCGCCACCAAGGCTATGTCCCGTGATCCAAAGGTGCTTTGATTTTGCCGCCTTCACGAGCTTCACGATTTGTGGCTTCAACGGCTGGTAGGCGTTGAAGAACCCTTTGTGAATTGGCCCCTTGGGTGTCTGCGTCGAGCCAGCAACCAAATTGACGATCCAATCCACGTCGTTGTCCGTGCCTCGGAAGACGATCACTGTTACGTCGCTATCTGAGGCCACGTAACCGATCATTGAACTATCCACGACCGCCATGACCTGCGTGAATCCCAGCTTACGAAAGACTGGATCGACATCGACAGGCGGCTCATAGGAAGACTCGCTCATTGAGGCAAGCAACTCTGCAACCGGCCAGTCGGAGTATGCCTCCGAATCCCAGGTCATTCGGAGTGGTTCGAGTGGGCCTACTACGGGCGGCTTTGGTCCAGGGCGGTCGCCTTCATCAACGGTGTCTTCTCGTCCCGGCGACGAGTAGGCGATGTAGATGCCATAGCCGACGACACCGAGCAGCACGGCGATTACTACCAACACAAGTGTGGTTCGACTCATTTGTCATCCTCCCTGCAATTTGCGATTGCAGCCAATCGCTAACTTCTTAGTGGCATCGTGCGGCGTAATGTTCGGGCTCGAATTGCTTTACAAGTTCCGGCTCCTTCTTGCACGCATCAACGAGCGTCCGAAAGTAGGTCATGGTGCTTTGGAGAAAGTCCATGAGCGGCGGCACGACGATCATGGCTTGCGCCTCGCCGTTCGCTCCAAGCACGTCCTTACTTCGCTCTCCGTTGAACCACTTCTGGTCGATGATTTGAATTGGACGCTCGTTCTCACACTTGTCTCGGAAGACAGCTTTGGAGAGTTTCTTCTCAAATTCAGGCCACTCCGCTCCGTAGCATCAGCGACGATAATGCCGGGATGGTGCTGAATGAGAATGCACAGTCGGTGCTTTGCAAAATTGTTGCACCAGGAACACACGTTGCCGGGTGGACCTGGAATCTTCAATCCAAGCATCTTGGCAACGGATTCGAGATTGCGAACGAATTCGCTAAGAGCCACAAGGTAGAAGCGGAAGAAGACGGGGAACTCCTCTTCGATCCATTCCTTGTTGAGCAGTACCGCAATCTCGTGGGCCTCGGTCGCCAATGAGCAAGGAATGCTCAAGTGATC
Above is a window of Anatilimnocola aggregata DNA encoding:
- a CDS encoding alpha/beta hydrolase, giving the protein MLILFLHGWQSIPGGVKPTYLKDHGHTVLNPALPDDDFTAALAIAQTEFDKHRPDIIVGSSRGGALAMNLEAGETPLVLLCPAWKQYGTAKTIRANSTILHSRADDVIPFADSEELVRNSRLPAYTLMETGNDHRLADPDSLEMMLEACRKSVEAPIIISRSFAEVISGFKSYMRNRLCGIVYAESNGQKKPRFEIGSGFVIEARGLYVLVTAGHVFERIARLHQDDRLIGVSLVVPSGPRSVAELSLYPEDLATAWYSLSSDFDIAFMCISPDLAQHLKTAGFWAVRRDLPDSLNATPAKRVLVGYGADGAHIHDEEVLFVVENNAVRPRIKSQLGAVPFKMVGLKDSASEDGVNFHAIPESEDVPTLAGLSGGIVIDVFVNQPIRNYAWVGVQSSQHTKVKDGREVVTKVKFTSSAAVAEMADKYASEILGEGCGAEG
- a CDS encoding Kelch repeat-containing protein, with the protein product MIRFATVLITVLAVGLTVFAQDKKGPLADLPSKPGAHIEKIKSLGDNEWLELGVPAPDPKWGKARGSSWGAKALILAPDKRGAFLFGEGVHAYVKPDGHSMDDLWFYDINAHAWMCLYPGMNTKTFTQRVKDKELLLDERGQLIDKEKQPIPLHTLVHAWGFLTYDSDRNKFAFISWNGLGNKIPRYFLGGEKQMDEGLKLLEEELKGKKELVYSPWFYDVATCRFERTVASNTTPINAGGFPQFHYLPSKKQFFAVGSDTVAIYDPAKNQWSDAKPKGPSPKGYDACGCYDSKRGRFYRNDGDDSKGEGLMAYDIESNSWSHLKPTGTAPPPANTNAAFYEYDARIDIVVAIHFKGKSPGIFVYDPNTNSWADPIPFPADGPKFQYAANTFFDRELNAYFCHVAGDSSDNGVMWVYRHKK
- a CDS encoding cupin domain-containing protein, encoding MPHPPILRKPNEGRTIAVVGDIYRFLATGEETDGKYAMWEAIVPPGGGPPPHVHSREEESFLILEGEITFTVGDERIVATAGTFANMPVGSLHSFKNATDKTARMIISVAPAGLEKMFLEVGVPVKLGEQPPPPSKAEIEKLLAVAPNYGVEIRVPGH
- a CDS encoding dihydrofolate reductase family protein, with translation MTKVVLFIATSLDGFIASPDGTVDWLFHDADYGYTEFMASIDAVVMGRKTWEQAKTFEAVPFAGKTVFVLARSNTSTADERIRFVQGEAPQILHQIRAEATKDIWLVGGGDVIQQFIAHDLIDEYRIFVHPVILGSGLPLFLPQAKMTTLSFVSNTPFQSGLIEMRYKRKA
- a CDS encoding AlbA family DNA-binding domain-containing protein, with amino-acid sequence MAPDFSKMTTDDLLQIIPPTETTEWEFKAAAIFDPSRFGEFKKQKLGKIVSSFANSGGGYLLLGKQDGVTTFDHVPTHEGRTTMEDHLSLVISQSVAPHYRNFEIRRLPISGRPNESVLVVEFFDSPAAPHQSVADVNYFYRLPGHSVPAPHFHLELLRGRLSKTILEVKEVQYVLTSVDHNQNQPLCLHVALNVTVENTSLLSATAWGLHLKQAHEYYGWSEESTRRYLFDGVCCHSDRSVLLPNEQITLTVRLKGEADPRQQFRQQWEGLARNLALEIRPVSQNFVGTPTQFEMFSSRHRLEDEITQFVRGR
- a CDS encoding lipase family protein, producing MSRTTLVLVVIAVLLGVVGYGIYIAYSSPGREDTVDEGDRPGPKPPVVGPLEPLRMTWDSEAYSDWPVAELLASMSESSYEPPVDVDPVFRKLGFTQVMAVVDSSMIGYVASDSDVTVIVFRGTDNDVDWIVNLVAGSTQTPKGPIHKGFFNAYQPLKPQIVKLVKAAKSKHLWITGHSLGGALAVVCAYDLIENEKLEVDGVITFGQPMVAKPQLATHLDTVLLGRFAHYVNRNDIVARVPPNFSHFGSLVWFTDDGVKRSKAKRLAFGATGTDEPPKANVDEPKPLSDREFEQLKAQLRSENVEVKRSPDGTPIYEGNSTWVQDHGMEFYLEKIRGVSKGSDAGP